Proteins found in one Micromonospora sp. WMMD1082 genomic segment:
- a CDS encoding zinc ribbon domain-containing protein — translation MVSNQQAHTALVTEQEFIATQAVRFRRSAHDGTARSYLLTGLLRCGLCGRRMDAHWVNQRPGYRCRHGHTSSQRPGSRRRKILYLREDHIIARLATHPSIAEDARSPHALATFLRANRMGVVCDQAHCTPIKEFLQVNPLHP, via the coding sequence GTGGTCTCTAATCAACAAGCCCACACCGCACTGGTCACCGAGCAGGAGTTCATCGCCACCCAGGCCGTCCGCTTCCGCCGAAGCGCCCACGACGGTACTGCCCGCAGCTACCTGCTCACGGGCCTGCTGCGATGCGGACTATGCGGCCGGAGGATGGACGCCCACTGGGTCAATCAACGCCCCGGCTACCGATGCCGCCACGGACATACCAGCAGCCAACGCCCCGGCAGCCGGCGTCGCAAGATCCTCTACCTGAGGGAGGACCACATCATCGCCAGGCTGGCCACCCATCCGAGCATCGCCGAAGACGCCCGCAGCCCGCACGCACTGGCCACATTCCTACGCGCCAATAGGATGGGCGTGGTGTGCGATCAAGCGCACTGCACACCGATCAAGGAATTCTTGCAGGTCAACCCATTGCACCCATGA